ttttttgcgaCATTCTAAACAATATTCTATACTAGAGATTTTCTGCAAGGTGCATAACATCAAACATAAATGTAGATTTTCCGAAAATAGTAAATAGAACCCTAAATTATTAGATTATATGTTAAATTCTAGAGGTATTTAGAACGTAGTTTTATATTACTTTATTATATCTAAAcaatattctctttttttttgcaacattCTAAACAATATTCTAAACTAGAGGTTATTCGCAAGTGTATAGTATCAACCATAAATGTTCATAGGACGGTTCAGAATGGTTGGGTcagatatgtatttttataagatGGTAGAATTATCGACAGGAGAATCGCGAagtgtttttcataattagttaatgttaaaaataaatagtattatatattatattaatttttgggtCTAAGAAAACATGGCAAGTATGCGAAAATACAAAATCATCTTTAATTATTCCTCCTTATCCACCACACACGTCGTGAGCACGCGCTCGAACCAGGCAAAGCCTCTCTCTCAGTTCCGTAATAGATTTTCCGGCGAAGCACAACACCTAAACCTCCTCCCGTCATGGCCTCAACTAATCCGTGTCTTATCGGACAAAGAATCTCCGTCCCTCAATTTCACCTCCTCTTCAACTCAAAGCCTCCGAACCACGAGCTCTCCACCACTAAACGCTCGAATTTCTGCGTCTCCATCGCTTCTTCTACATCAAACCGGAACCCTGGAAAATCATATATCACCTGTCCGCGGCGCAATTGCGCCGCCGTTGATGGCCCCGAGACTAGTTCGAGTGAGGATAAGTGGGATTGGGATCGTTGGAGCCGCCACTTCGATGAGATTGAAGAAATCGATGGCGTGGTGTCTCTTCTCAAGGTTGTTTCCATCAAACTCAATTGATTTTGGTTTGCTTTATAGTAAGTTTCTGGTTCTCGAGTTGTGTAAACAGGTACAACTTGAGGAGGCCATCGAAAGAGAAGACTTTGGAGAAGCGGCGAAGTTGAAAGCAGCTATTGGAGAAGCTACTGTGAATGATTCTGTCGCTGAGATCATGTGCCAGTTACAGGTTAAGATTGTTTGGTAAACATCAGACTCTCtttgtgttattttatttacttatatgtGTTAGCTTCTGCGCAGGATGCAATTCGTGAAGAGCGTTACCATGATGCTTCCAAGTTATGTAGGCAGACAGGAAGTGGACTGGTAATTTTTAAATTCACCAGCTTtgtatttagtttttttcttgataTAAGCTTGTAAGATAGCCCTAGATGACACCTACACGCCTAAATCAAGAAAAAGGCAAAGAGTAGAAGACTTCTTAAGCTTTATTAGGAATGGAGAATGTTTCATGTGTGTAAACTACTAAGGTAGTTTAGGTTAGTTGAAGGAAACTTATGTTGCCTGGCATAAGTGATGGTTTCAGGAACTTATTACCCAAATCTGTAGTGAAGAATCTGTGTGTTTTTATCTGGACTTGGATTGTTTAGAACTTAAAGCATATTTTTCACGTTTCTGAGGTCTATGTAGGTGGGTTGGTGGGTTTGTTATCCTCAAGATTCCGAGGAACCATTTGGCAGAATTGTACGCATAACTCCAGGCGTTGGACGGTTTATTGGCAGGAGTTACAGTCCAAGGTGAGAGCATGTTTTGCTGATGATTCTAATCTTTAATTCAACTGCTAGTGGTAATTGAGCCTCGTAACTGCTTCTTTCAGACAGTTAGTGACAGCAGCAGCTGGAACACCTCTCTTTgagatttttattgttaaagACACGGACGGTGAATATGTTATGCAGGTAACTTTTAAGCACAACACTTATTAAAAAGCAGTTCTAGTGACAGTATATCCTTTTACCTGTGTCTTCTATACGACTAGTGTTACATGATTGCTATTCTTATTACCGATCAACTCTTTTGAGCTGTTGTGTACATATCTGCATGTGTACAGGTGGTCTATTTGCAACATGCCAAGCAGAAACCATCCATTCCCGAGAGTTCCTATGTAAGTTCACAGCAATCATCGAATGCCTCAGCTGAGAGCCCATCAATATTAGATGCAGGAGGAAGTGAAGTGAAGGTGGATAAGAAAAAAGATAAACTACTAAACGCTGAGGAACCAACTGAAGAAGGGATCCAAAATGTGATAAAGTTTCTAAAAGACAAAATCCCAGGGCTAAAACTGATGAAAGTAATGGACGTTGAACTCCCCGACGAAGAGATCATAGGCAGTGATGATGATCTTGTAGAGCTGGTTGGAGAAGTTATTGAGGAAGCTGGTTCtgctgatgaagaagaagatgatgatgacagCAGTGAAGAAATTGCATCTATGGATCGTGCTGATAATAGAAAGGATTTAAACCCTAAGGTTTTCATCGGAGGGGTTCTACATAGCACAGAGGATTCCTCTATAGATGATGAGCTTGTACGTGTTACCGCAGATATAATGGATAACGAAAGAGATTCCTTTACCTTGCATGTTCCTGGGAGAAGAAAGAGTGATGTTGATACAAGAAAAGACAGAGTGTCCAAGGAGCAAGTAACAGCTTTAGCAGCTGAAGGACTTTCGGATCTGATGCCACCAGAGGTTGCCAAGGCGTTCTGGGGCTCAGAGAGACCTTCTTTGAAGGTGAGTTCCTTAAATTTACACTAGAGTTTTTAATACATATAGGAAGCTTCTATTGTTAACATTTTCTTGACTCCTTAGATATAAAGATGGTTCGATCATTTTTGTAGGTATCAAGAAATGTCCGTGAGATTGTCAAGCTTGCTATAAGCCAGGCACAAAAAGGAAATCGGCTCTCTGAGTATACAAGATTTAATAGAATCATAACTCCTGAAAGCGACCTAGACCCTTTTGATGGTAATACTCTTTCTTTTGATATGAGTTCAAAATGTATTTGTACAATTCAACTTAGTATATGTTCTGTATTTGAAAGTGCAGGCCTATATGTTGGTGCATTCGGACCTTACGGCACTGAGATAGTACAACTCAAGCGTAAGTATGGCAACTGGAATGATGCAGAGGAAAGTGACTCCACAGATATTGAGTTCTTTGAATATGTTGAGGCTGTGAAGTTGACAGGGGATCCAAATGTGCCAGCTGGCCAggttatttaatgtttttactTCTATTTTCGTATTATGTACGGGATAAAGAATTTAAAATAGGGTCCACAAATTCATGGTAGGTGACATTTCGTGCGAGGATTGGGAAGGGGAGTCGCATGAGGGATCGTGGAATGTACCCGGAGGAAATGGGAGTGGTAATGAATACGTTCCTCATCTCTTGAGCTTAGGTTTTATGAGAACTACATAAGCTGACCTAAACCAAAAGAGTCTCCTTAGAGATCTAAATTGATAAAAGATCTAGAACAAAAGTCAAAAACCATCTTTGATTTGAAACAATAGCTCGAGACAATTCATGGTTTAACCATGTTGACATTTGAATTGAAAGCTTATCTAGAGAGATGTTTATGTGTATGCAGCTTGCGAGTTACATGGGAGAAGGAAGAATAGCAGACTTTGGGTTTAAAAACCCAAGATGGGTCGGAGGGCAGCTTTTAAAACTCAACGGAAAGGTAAATACACAGTAGAGCTAAACCCATTAGTTATTTGTGTTACAAGTTGATGGTTTTGGGGTTTGGCTGACAGGGAATGGGACCATATGTGACGGGTGGGGATCTTGGATTTCTATATATTGGTCCTGAGAAGAGCTTCATGGTCGTTTTCAACCGTCTGAGACTGCCTGAGTGACTAATGCTCAGTCTCTTCATTGTTActatatttcttctttttgacctTCTTCCATACACACTTTACTTACCCCTACAGTTTCAGCATTACTGCGAGTGTTTTAGATGGGAAAAAGCTTTGTTGTAACTATATTGTGGCTCATGTTTTCTTCCATACACGAGATATTATGCATGTTGACTTGCAAAGTTTTTAGGTGAGCTTAATCAAAACCGAAAATAGACTCGACCCAGTCTTCCAAAGTTTGTGCCAATCGATTAAAAggaacaatatttacatttttttagtaCTAAATAATAATCTTTTGATGAGGTAGGTGTACGTGTATGTATTTGACATGTTCTCTTTCTCCTACAATTTAGGTGAACTTGTAAACTGAATTTGAAGTAAAagataacagtttttttttaatgtaccTGTGAGAACGAAATGACAGCGCAATATCAAAGAGCATGGCGGCATCAGAGAGGAGGAAGGAAGAGAATAAAAGATATTCTATCTATCGACATTCCACCGAAAAAGTTGAAACTTCAACTCTCTCAGCCTCGACCTATTTCTGGACTTATGGTATATCGGGGAAGAAACAATCGACGTTTTTAGGGATTGTGCTTAACCAAATGTGTTTAGCTTGCGTTCAGCTCCACACAATAAAAGAAGGTGTTGAGTTGTTTGAAGAAACCAAGTGTGTTTTGGAACAAGAATGTGGTTGAATAATAGAGAAACCACATATTCAAATCAATCTTCACTCAGAATAGGAATCTAATTATATGATTTGAATCTACTCTTACTAGTAGGTGAATGTACAAAAGCCTAAGGGGAAGATCATTCAAAAATTTGAATCCTCtttgatttttaaatgaatGCTGTCTCATCATTAATGAGTTTTGAGTCTTTTGACATGGTTCTGATTGGATTCCACTTacgtaaataaatcaaattggATCCAATTCATGCCCCCAAGTCTTTAACCGGGTCAACCCGACCGGTTTAAAACTACCGCCCCTAACTTATTAAAAACCCTCGagaaaacctaaaccctatctgcttcctctctctctttactcagAGAAAACAGATCGCCTCCTCTCCTCAGTCGCCACCATGTTTGAATACCGTTGCAACTCCATCAATTGGAAGCCGTCTCCGTTAACATCCCTCGCTACCAGCTCCGACGGCTCTCAAGTCGCCGCAGCTCGCGAAGACGGTTCTCTTGAGCTCTGGCTCGTCCCCCCTGGCTCTGTCTCCTGGCACTCTCAACTCGTACGCTTTCTCATCCCTAATCTTCCGATTAACACATTTCAAATTCGTTAAGTTTGTCAATTGATTGCAGATTATCCATGGAGATCCAAAATCGAGAATCTCGCACCTCGTCTGGTTAGGTGCTAGGTTGTTTTCTTCGAGTATCGATGGCACAATCTCAGAGTGGGATCTTTTCGACCTGAAGCAGAAGGTGAGTGTCATTGTATAAGTAGCATTCTCTTGTTTGCTTGTTTTCTAATATGAAATCTATCTGTTGCAGGTTGTATTAGATTCAATTGGAGTATCAATCTGGCAAATGGCTGTGGCGCCTCTCTCCACTGCTGAAGCAGAGATGATGGTGAAGAAGGAGTACTCGAGTGAGGAATCAGATGAGGAGGGAGAGAGTGGAGTTGAAGATGGTTCGGAGTTTGATGAGCTTGAGGAGAAACCTGATAGGCGTCTTGCAGTTGCCTGTGATGATGGCTGCGTGAGGATGTATCATGTCTCTGATTCAGAGAAGTTAACGTACTATAGATCGTTGCCTCGGGTCAGTGGTGAGGCATCTGTACTCCCACTTAACAACATTTTGAATCTTTAATGTTGTGTTTGCTTAGAGATTTATGGACCGTTATCTTTGTAGGCCGTGCTTTAAGTGTGACGTGGAGTTTGGATGCTCAGAGGATATTTTCAGGCAGTAGTGATGGGTGAGAATATTTTCTTTTGACGAGATGCAAGTTATCTAATATATGTTTTTCGGTTTGcctaagtaattttttttggcTTCCCGACAATTACTTGTAGGCTGATAAGATGCTGGGATGCTAACCTCTGCCAAGAGGTATATAGAATTACAGTTGGACTTGGAGGAACAGGAAATGGATCTGAGCTCTGCATTTGGACGCTTCTTTCGTTGAGGTAAAGATTATTTATCATGATCATATGTTAGTTGTGTCTTTCTTTTCCTATTTCTGATGATCTTGTTTGCGTTTGCTCACTTTTTGTTTTAGATGTGGAGTTCTTGTCAGCGGAGATAGTACAGGAAGTGTCCAGTTTTGGGATAGCCAGCATGGAACCCTTTTGCAGGCGCATTCTAATCACAAGGGTGATGTCAATGCTCTTGCAGCAGCACCAAGTCATAACCGTGTGTTTTCTGCAGGCGCCGATGGACAGGTAAATGATTCTTCTACTTGTGTGATCCCTCATGTGAACGTCAGTTAACACTTAATGTATCTTAAATACTGGTTCCCATTTGAGGAGATGAACCTTAAATAAAGTAGAAACAAATAGTTTTACCAGTTGTAAGGTTTCACAGATTAAACAGAAACCTTCCTTCATTAACATAACATTAGATGTGTTATTTGGTTGTGAGGTGTCAACTTTCTAATTTCTCTCATCCTTTTGTAGGTTATTCTATATAAGCTCGCTGGGGGAACATTTAAATCACAAGATATAAAACCTTCTTCAACTAAGAAGTGGGATTATATCGGTTGTGTAAGGGCTCATACTCATGACATCAGAGCTCTAACTGTGGCAGTGCCAATTAGTTCAGAAGGTCAGTGGCGTCTTGAGTTATTCTGCTTTTACTATTTCCAGTATAATTTGCAATTAACGTTCATGTTAGGATGTGTAAGAGTTGAAGGATTACAAACACAGAGAACTCAAAGCGTTTAATAGAAAAGAATCAGATATAGAACACCAAATGCGTTAAAGTCTCCCATTGTTAAAACCGATAAAGCTACATCAAAGCGGTTAACTTCCAGAACGCTCCTTTTCACCCATAATTTTGTGATTATTCTTTAAAAGCTTGACCAAATGCTTATGGGAACAATGTTTTCCTGTATCTATAAGCTGTTGTTTTGTGGTTCTTAAACTcccatttttttttcaggttctCTTCCAGACAGTGATGCAAAAGGAAAAAGTCGTAAACAGCGCAGGAAGGAGAAGCCTGGTGGTATCAGTTACCATAAATGGGCACATTTGGGGGTTCCAATGCTCATTTCAGCTGGTGATGATGCAAAGCTTTTTGCATACTCAGTTCAAGAGTTCACTAAGTTCCATCCACATGATATATGTCCTGCGCCTCAGAGAGTACCTATGCAGATGGTACATAATACAGTGTTCAATCAGACTTCTCTTCTCTTGGTTCAGGATTCTTGTTCTTTAGACATTCTTGGTATTCACATAAGCAGTGAGTCTAGTGGGCGTGTCCGCACCAAGCCACTAGTTCGTGTTAAAAGTAAAGGTGGCAGAAAGATCATATGCAGTGCAATTTCTAACGCAGGATCACTTTTTGCTTATTCCGACCAAATTCGACCAAGTCTGTTTGAgttgaagaaaaacaaactTGGAAAGAACCCATGGAGTCCCATCAGAAAGCGACTTCCGAATCTTCCATCTGCTCATTCCATGGTCTTCAGCTGTGACTGCTCTCGGCTGATAATAGCTGGACATGACAGAAAGATATATGTATGTGCCAATTTTTCTTTTACCTGCTTGACCATATCAAACATCTAAAACTTTATTTTGTTGGCAGACCGTTGGGACTGATAGCATGGAGCTATTACACACCCTTACTCCACGTCAGGAGGCGCAGGAAGGTGAATCTCCTCCTCGTGAACCTCCAATTACAAAGCTGTATACTAGCACAGATGATCATTGGCTAGCTGCTATCAATTGCTTTGGGGACGTATACGTGTTCAACCTGGAAACACAGAGGTGAACATTTTGTAATCTTTTTCTGCTTACAATTGTTTATTAGGACTTATTCAGAGCAGTATATCTTCATATGGTTATGGCTTGCATATTTTCCAAGCAGctgcttttatattttattcattcatTCTCTGATTCTGATTACAGGCAGCATTGGTTCATATCAAGGCTTGATGGTGCATCTGTTGCAGCCGCTGGTTTCCATCCCAGGGACAACAATGTGCTTGTGATCTCCACCTCTTCAAACCAGGTCTTTGCATTGGACGTGGAAGCTAGAGAGTTGGGCAAGTGGTCACTTCTTCAAACTCTTTGTTTGCCAAAGAGATACCAAGAGTTTCCTGGTGAGGTCTTAGGGCTCTCATTCACTCCATCGCCAAGCTCATCATCTGTAATCGTTTACAGCTCCAGGTACTTCAGATTTTTCACTGACGAcactacaaaaataaaacaaagccCTTCTAATCCTGAcagttgtattttttttgttgcaacGCAGAGCAAAGTGTTTGATTGAGTTCGGGAAGCCGACGGAACAAGGCGAAGAGATGGATTTGTCTGAAAGGGTGGAAGACAGAATTGCAAGCATTGGTTTGAAGAAATTGGGGAATGGGACCCGAAAACGTAGGTTGGAGGAGTATCAGAAAGAGAGCAAGAGTAATGAGAGAGACGAGATCGAAACTTCAAAGCACCCGGTTCTGTATTTAAAACATCTATCAAAGAATGCAATCTTGGTGGTAGAGAAACCATGGATTGAAGTTATCAAGAGTTTAGATTCACAGCCAGTTCACAGACATATATATGGGACATAGGGCaggaggagggagagagaggaagCTCCTCTGGAGAACTCTTTTAATTTTTGACAGGAAAAGCGCAatagagatgatgaagaagaagaatgttgGCTGGCGAGGAAGTTTGCTTGCTTCTTATATGCTACCAAGAATTTTGTAAGAGCCTTAATTAGTttatttgcttgtttgatttttaaacatttcttctctaaGCTTGTTGTTCTTGTCACTCCTTGGATATTGGGTTTTATCTAATTCatgattttgttatatattaagaacttttaatttcaaaaaatggAACATGCTAATATGTGCCTGGTCACTTCATGTCAAGATTAGTACACAacatttttgtatcttagtcaTTTATTGCTAGTGACTCTTTCTTTTCTGGTTACCTGAAAACATTTATATGAGAATCcactttgtattgtattttcttttgttataaaatatggTAGGATGCATTATCAAAACATTTGGTGGATGTGGTACATCGTCATCTTACctaaattcgaaaataaaatCTTTAACATGGAGCGGTAGAGTCTGCATACAAAACGTGCATActcttttttatattataacgGATTCCGAATTTTTTTTCCTGAAATCAGAATAAGAGAGAGTAAAGAGAGATTATCAAAACAACGAAAACGGAAGATCAGTATGTGTCGACCAAGCATAGGATGTTAAACGGCCAAGGCAAGGCATGACATCATCAAAGACACGTAAGAGAAAAGAAACCCCACTGACGTCAACTAAGAAACCCCCACGTGTCTCTCCTGCTCTCTCACCGTTGCATGAAGCAGACAGAACCTGCAACTGCCTCGTGTTCCTCCCCAAAGACCAGTTACTAACACACACGTCCCTAAATCATCTCGAACAACCAAAGACTCCAATTAACATTGTCACAAAACCTTGCATGtagtaaaaaaagaagataGGTGTAGGCACGCATGACGTCCTGCAGCAACACGCGTTGCAGTGATAGCCTTTGTGATTGGTGAACCGAACCATATCCCACAGTATATCTGTTTTGTAAGAATGGCACATTAAACGTGTCCCTATCCCCAACTCTCTCTAACACGTACCCATCCTTTTCTCTCCATATGTCCTTCTTCCTTAAATATTCGCCTCTCTCTTATTGGCTCTTCACTCTCCTTATTATAACCTtacttctctttgttctctcaACATCTCtcgtcttctttcttcttcttgtagtgatttttgaattttttttacacCATGATAAAGATACTTAGCTCTCATAACTCGCACCATTCTCACTCAACCACCACAACTCTTAAAACAGCCGAGATCTTGTCCAAATATAGACCCATTGCTCCTAGGCCTGGGACGAACCAACTAAACGACAatgaatcttcttcttct
The sequence above is drawn from the Brassica napus cultivar Da-Ae chromosome A8, Da-Ae, whole genome shotgun sequence genome and encodes:
- the LOC106367904 gene encoding WD repeat-containing protein PCN, whose product is MFEYRCNSINWKPSPLTSLATSSDGSQVAAAREDGSLELWLVPPGSVSWHSQLIIHGDPKSRISHLVWLGARLFSSSIDGTISEWDLFDLKQKVVLDSIGVSIWQMAVAPLSTAEAEMMVKKEYSSEESDEEGESGVEDGSEFDELEEKPDRRLAVACDDGCVRMYHVSDSEKLTYYRSLPRVSGRALSVTWSLDAQRIFSGSSDGLIRCWDANLCQEVYRITVGLGGTGNGSELCIWTLLSLRCGVLVSGDSTGSVQFWDSQHGTLLQAHSNHKGDVNALAAAPSHNRVFSAGADGQVILYKLAGGTFKSQDIKPSSTKKWDYIGCVRAHTHDIRALTVAVPISSEGSLPDSDAKGKSRKQRRKEKPGGISYHKWAHLGVPMLISAGDDAKLFAYSVQEFTKFHPHDICPAPQRVPMQMVHNTVFNQTSLLLVQDSCSLDILGIHISSESSGRVRTKPLVRVKSKGGRKIICSAISNAGSLFAYSDQIRPSLFELKKNKLGKNPWSPIRKRLPNLPSAHSMVFSCDCSRLIIAGHDRKIYTVGTDSMELLHTLTPRQEAQEGESPPREPPITKLYTSTDDHWLAAINCFGDVYVFNLETQRQHWFISRLDGASVAAAGFHPRDNNVLVISTSSNQVFALDVEARELGKWSLLQTLCLPKRYQEFPGEVLGLSFTPSPSSSSVIVYSSRAKCLIEFGKPTEQGEEMDLSERVEDRIASIGLKKLGNGTRKRRLEEYQKESKSNERDEIETSKHPVLYLKHLSKNAILVVEKPWIEVIKSLDSQPVHRHIYGT
- the LOC106367905 gene encoding protein EXECUTER 2, chloroplastic-like is translated as MASTNPCLIGQRISVPQFHLLFNSKPPNHELSTTKRSNFCVSIASSTSNRNPGKSYITCPRRNCAAVDGPETSSSEDKWDWDRWSRHFDEIEEIDGVVSLLKVQLEEAIEREDFGEAAKLKAAIGEATVNDSVAEIMCQLQDAIREERYHDASKLCRQTGSGLVGWWVCYPQDSEEPFGRIVRITPGVGRFIGRSYSPRQLVTAAAGTPLFEIFIVKDTDGEYVMQVVYLQHAKQKPSIPESSYVSSQQSSNASAESPSILDAGGSEVKVDKKKDKLLNAEEPTEEGIQNVIKFLKDKIPGLKLMKVMDVELPDEEIIGSDDDLVELVGEVIEEAGSADEEEDDDDSSEEIASMDRADNRKDLNPKVFIGGVLHSTEDSSIDDELVRVTADIMDNERDSFTLHVPGRRKSDVDTRKDRVSKEQVTALAAEGLSDLMPPEVAKAFWGSERPSLKVSRNVREIVKLAISQAQKGNRLSEYTRFNRIITPESDLDPFDGLYVGAFGPYGTEIVQLKRKYGNWNDAEESDSTDIEFFEYVEAVKLTGDPNVPAGQVTFRARIGKGSRMRDRGMYPEEMGVLASYMGEGRIADFGFKNPRWVGGQLLKLNGKGMGPYVTGGDLGFLYIGPEKSFMVVFNRLRLPE